A part of Thermotoga petrophila RKU-1 genomic DNA contains:
- a CDS encoding MazG nucleotide pyrophosphohydrolase domain-containing protein: MVERLLEIIERSLEKCPWLEKQSIETLLEALASEIEEVTEAVKKNDLANLEEEVGDLIYDALLVAAVAQRDYGIDLERAIQKVVEKISHRKPWLFWEEKISLEEAEKIWKERKKKV; this comes from the coding sequence ATGGTAGAAAGACTTCTTGAAATCATCGAAAGGAGTTTAGAAAAGTGTCCCTGGTTAGAGAAACAGAGCATTGAAACTTTGCTTGAAGCCCTCGCTTCTGAGATAGAAGAGGTCACTGAAGCTGTGAAGAAAAACGATCTGGCAAATCTCGAGGAAGAGGTAGGGGATCTCATCTACGACGCGCTTCTCGTGGCAGCAGTGGCACAGAGAGATTATGGAATAGATCTTGAAAGAGCCATTCAGAAGGTGGTAGAAAAGATCTCACACAGGAAACCCTGGCTGTTCTGGGAAGAAAAGATCTCCTTAGAAGAAGCGGAGAAAATATGGAAAGAGCGCAAAAAGAAAGTTTAA
- the bioB gene encoding biotin synthase BioB: MKLKEILSMETKELILKANRMTSNLKLDLCSIVNAKSGICDQDCKFCAQSSLYNTGVKKYPLLDKESILEKAKEAEKMGAIRFGIVTSGKRLTRKEILKVAKIIEFLKANTNLKICASLGVLEKDELRYLKENGLDRYHHNLETSPGFFRNICTTHTFYDRVKTVENAKNVELEVCSGGIFGVGENFDDRLELAKILKDLEVDSVPINFLIPIRGTPFENFQKLDVVERIRTIAMFRVVLGENVTIKIAAGREDFGDFQALAFFAGANGMIVGGYLTLKGRSYDDDIKLIEGLRELMRW; this comes from the coding sequence ATGAAATTGAAAGAAATTTTGAGCATGGAAACAAAAGAGCTGATTCTAAAAGCAAATAGAATGACCAGCAACCTCAAGTTGGATCTCTGCAGTATCGTGAATGCAAAATCTGGAATCTGTGATCAAGATTGTAAATTTTGCGCTCAGAGTTCCCTTTACAATACTGGAGTGAAGAAATATCCTCTTTTAGATAAAGAGAGTATCCTTGAGAAAGCAAAAGAAGCAGAAAAAATGGGAGCTATTAGGTTCGGCATTGTCACTTCCGGGAAAAGACTTACCAGAAAAGAAATTTTGAAAGTAGCGAAGATCATTGAGTTTCTGAAAGCAAACACCAATTTAAAGATTTGTGCCTCTCTTGGTGTACTGGAGAAAGACGAACTCAGGTATTTGAAGGAGAACGGCCTTGACAGATACCATCACAATCTGGAAACTTCACCGGGCTTTTTCCGAAATATATGCACCACCCACACTTTCTATGACAGAGTGAAAACCGTGGAGAACGCAAAAAATGTCGAACTGGAAGTTTGTAGCGGTGGGATATTCGGAGTAGGAGAAAACTTCGATGATCGATTGGAACTGGCAAAGATTTTAAAGGATCTGGAAGTTGACTCCGTCCCCATCAATTTCCTCATACCGATACGGGGAACTCCTTTTGAAAACTTTCAGAAGCTTGATGTTGTGGAGAGAATAAGAACAATAGCAATGTTCAGAGTTGTTCTTGGTGAAAACGTGACGATAAAGATAGCAGCGGGAAGAGAAGATTTTGGAGATTTTCAAGCTCTTGCTTTCTTCGCTGGTGCGAACGGAATGATAGTGGGTGGATACCTGACATTGAAGGGAAGAAGTTACGACGATGATATAAAACTCATTGAAGGATTGAGGGAGCTGATGAGATGGTAG